A window of Carboxydothermus pertinax genomic DNA:
CAAAATTGAGGAACTAACTAAACCACTGTATGAATTAACCTCGAGCATTTACCAGCAGGCATCCAACCAGGGTCAGGCTGGAACTAACTCCCAAGGCAATGTTTATGATGCCGATTACAAGGTAAATGATGAGAAATAACTACCCGCAAAAGGCGGTGAGGTAATTGAAGCGGGATTATTACGAAGTATTAGGGGTAGCAAAAAACGCTACCCCTGAAGAAATAAAAAAGGCTTACCGAAAATTGGCGCGCAAGTATCACCCGGATGTTAATAAAGACGATCCCAATGCTGCAGAAAAATTTAAGGAAATTAACGAAGCTTATGAAGTTTTATCCGATCCGGAAAAAAGGGCCCGCTATGACCAATTTGGCCATGCGGGAGTAGATGGGAATTTTGCCGGCCAAGGAGGTTTTAGTGGCGGGGCCGGCATTAATTTTGAAGATATTTTTGGCAGTTTTGGCGGTTTTGGTGACCTTTTTGATATGGTTTTTGGTGGTGGGAGAAAATCCCGCCCGGGCCCTGTTCCCGGCGATGACTTAGAGGCGGTTTTAGAGCTTACTTTAGAGGAAGCGGTTTTTGGCGGGGAAAAAGAAATTAAAGTGACCCGGACCGAAACCTGCAGCCATTGCCACGGCAATGGAGCAGAACCGGGGACTCCCATCATCACCTGTCCAACCTGTCAGGGACGGGGACAGATTCACCAGGAAGTTAAAACTCTGTTTGGCCGGATGGTGAGAAGCCAGGTTTGTTCCACGTGCCGGGGGGAAGGTAAAATTCCGAAAACCCCTTGCCGGGAGTGTGGGGGAAGCGGTCTTGTGCGGAAGAGCCGTTCTCTTACTGTGAAAATTCCCCCGGGGATTGACCACGGGCATAGACTTAGAATTGCTGGAGGTGGGGAAGCGGGACGTTACGGTGGCCCTCCAGGAGATTTGTTTGTATATATAAAAATTAAGCCCCACAAGCTCTTTAAACGGGAAGACATTCACCTAAAACTGGAAAAAGAAATTACTTTTGTTCAGGCAGCTTTAGGAGCAAAGGTAGAAATACCGACTATCGACGGCGGAACAGAAATTTTAGAAATTCCCGAAGGAACCCAAACCGGTACGGTTTTTACGCTAAAAGGTAAGGGAGTTCCCGTGGTAAATGGCTCAGGCCGGGGAAATCTTTATGTAGCGGTAAAAGTAGTGACCCCGACCAAACTTACCGAACGACAAAAACAGCTTTTGCGCGAGTTTGAGGAAATATCGAAGCAAAAAAAAGAGGAAACCCTAAAAGAAAAATTTAATAAATTTAAAAATAAATTTGCGTTATAATTTATAAAAAAAGACAGGTGAGGCCGGTGAAATATCTTGAAGTTGCGGTGGAAGTGGAAAGCGGTTTTACGGAAACGGTAGCGGATCTTTTTTGGGAATTCAACACCGGGGGGGTAAGCATAGAAGACCCCCTTTTACTTTGGCAGTACATTAATGCCCAAATGTGGGATGCTTATGAATTCCCGGAAAAGGTTTTACAGGCCGAAAGAGCAACGGTCCGGGCTTATTTTCCTTTAACGGCAGATATTCATACCTTATTAGGGCAGATTAATGAAAAGTTAAAAGCTCTAGCTATCCCTTTTAACCTTTATTTCCAGGAAATAGATGACGAAGCCTGGGCTAATAGCTGGAAAAAATATTTTAAACCAATTGCAGTGGGGGAATTTTTAATAAAACCCACCTGGGAAAAGTTACCTTCCGGAGAAGAAAATAAAAAAGTTATTGAAATCGATCCGGGAATGGCTTTTGGTACTGGAACCCACGATACCACCGCCTTGGTTTTAGAAGCCTTGCCTAAGTATATCGCTCCGGGTAAAGTAGTGGCCGATGTGGGTACCGGTTCAGGGATTTTAGCCATAGCTTCTGCCCTTTTAGGAGCAGAGCATGTTTATGCTGTAGATATTGACCCGGTGGCGGTAAAAGTTGCCCGGGAAAATGTTATTTTAAATCGGCTTTCTGGTAAAGTTTCTGTAATTGAAAATGATCTTTTACACGGTTTTGCTACCCAGGTAAATGTAATTATTGCCAATATTATTGCAGCTGTAATTAAAGAGTTGGCCCCGGACGCTTTTAAAAAGCTTACTCCTGGAGGGATTTTCATTGGTTCCGGGATAATTTTGGAACGAGAACAAGAGGTTTTAGATAAACTTTTGGAATCGGGCTTTACTTTTGTGGAAAGGCAAAACCGTGGTGGTTGGTCCCTTTTGGTTGTACGAAAGGAGTAGGTTTGACGTGCCTTATTTTTTTCTACCCCCTGGTCAAATCCAGGGGGATTATGCTTATCTTACCGGTGAAGATGCCCGGCATGTGACAAAAGTTTTAAGAATAAAGCCCGGGGAAAAACTAACTTTGCAGGATGAACAAGATTTTCGCTATTACTGCCAGGTCGTAGCGGTACGCAAAGATCTGGTTCAATTGAAGATTCTTGCTAAAAAATATGTAAAAACAGTCCCACCGGTAGAAGTTACTTTAGTTCAGGGAGTAGCTAAAGGTGAAAAAATGGATTTTATTATCCAAAAGGCTACGGAAATAGGAGTATTTCGCGTTATTCCCGTGGAAACCCAGCGAACGGTTGTAATTTTTGATGAGCGAAAGAAAAAAGAACGTCGGGAAAGGTGGCAAAAAATAGCTTATGAAGCAGCAAAACAAGCGGGAGTTAGCCGGGTTCCAAAAATTTTGCCGGTTATTGATTTAAAAGCCCTTCCAGAATTTCTGGGAAATACTCTTCTTTTAGTTCCTTATGAAGGGGAAGAACAAATTTCGTTAAAAAAAGTTTTAAAAGAAACGCCGGTTAAGAAAGTAACGGTGGTCATTGGACCGGAAGGGGGATTTGCCCCTGGGGAAATTGAATACTTAAAAACTCTTGGATCAAAGACAGTAAGCTTAGGACCGAGAATATTGCGAACCGAAACAGCGGCCATAGCAACTCTATCCCTGGTTTTATATCAATGGGGTGACCTTGGAGGAGATTTTACGTGAAAAAGGTAGCTTTTTACACCTTAGGATGTAAAGTAAACCAGTACGAAACCGAAGCGTTAAAAGGGGCTTTTCAGGAAAAAGGATATGAGGTCGTGGATTTTAATGATTACGCCGATGCTTATATAATTAATACCTGTACTGTTACCCATTTAAGTGACCGGAAATCCCGACAGATGATTAGAAAAGCAGCCCAAAAAAATCCCGAGGCGGTGATTGCAGCGGTGGGCTGTTATGCCCAGGTAGCTCCGGAAGAAGTTTTAAAGATACCCGAAGTAAATCTGGTCTTGGGAACCGTTCATAAAAATCGTCTGGTAGAACTGGTGGAAAAAGTTTTTGCTGACCGAAAAAAAATTAATGCCGTGGCTAGTTTTGAAGAACTTGCCGAATTTGAGGAAATGCCTTTAAAACTTACCCCGGGGAAAGCCCGGGCGTTTGTTAAGATTCAAGAAGGGTGTAATAGTTACTGTGCTTACTGCATTATACCGTATGCCCGGGGGCCCCTTAGAAGCCGTAAGCTTACGGAAGTAGTGGCGGAGGTGAAAAGCCTTACCCAAAAGGGCTTTTCGGAAATAGTGCTTACGGGCATTCATACGGGAGCTTACGGCCAGGAGAAAAAAGAGCTTCCCAAGCTTGCTGATTTAGTAGAAGAATTATTTAAAATTCCAGAACTTAAAAGACTGCGCTTAAGTTCCATTGAACCCCAGGACTTTACCCTAGATTTACTAGAAGTACTGGCAAATAGCCCAAAATTTTGCCGCCATCTCCATCTTCCCTTACAAAGCGGTGATGACGAGATCTTAAAAGCTATGCGGCGAAAATATACCGCTTCTGAGTATTTAAGATTAATTGAAACTATAAAAGAACGTATTCCTGATATTGCTTTAACATCCGATGTTATTGTTGGTTTTCCCCGGGAAACCGAACAGCAGTTTTTAAACAGCTATAATTTAATTAAAAAAGCTGGTTTTATGGATGTTCACGTTTTTAAATTTTCTCCTAGGTACGGTACTCTGGCAGCTAAAATGCCTGGACAGGTACCAGAGCGGGAAAAAGAGCGGCGAAGTTTGTTGTTAATTAATTTAAAAGGTGAACTTTTTACCAACTATGCGTCGAAATTTATTGGTAAAACCTTAGAGGTTGTGCCGGAAGAATTGGGAAATGAAGGCCTTTGGGAAGGGCATAGCGATAATTATTTAAAAGTTAAATT
This region includes:
- the prmA gene encoding 50S ribosomal protein L11 methyltransferase, yielding MKYLEVAVEVESGFTETVADLFWEFNTGGVSIEDPLLLWQYINAQMWDAYEFPEKVLQAERATVRAYFPLTADIHTLLGQINEKLKALAIPFNLYFQEIDDEAWANSWKKYFKPIAVGEFLIKPTWEKLPSGEENKKVIEIDPGMAFGTGTHDTTALVLEALPKYIAPGKVVADVGTGSGILAIASALLGAEHVYAVDIDPVAVKVARENVILNRLSGKVSVIENDLLHGFATQVNVIIANIIAAVIKELAPDAFKKLTPGGIFIGSGIILEREQEVLDKLLESGFTFVERQNRGGWSLLVVRKE
- the dnaJ gene encoding molecular chaperone DnaJ, whose amino-acid sequence is MKRDYYEVLGVAKNATPEEIKKAYRKLARKYHPDVNKDDPNAAEKFKEINEAYEVLSDPEKRARYDQFGHAGVDGNFAGQGGFSGGAGINFEDIFGSFGGFGDLFDMVFGGGRKSRPGPVPGDDLEAVLELTLEEAVFGGEKEIKVTRTETCSHCHGNGAEPGTPIITCPTCQGRGQIHQEVKTLFGRMVRSQVCSTCRGEGKIPKTPCRECGGSGLVRKSRSLTVKIPPGIDHGHRLRIAGGGEAGRYGGPPGDLFVYIKIKPHKLFKREDIHLKLEKEITFVQAALGAKVEIPTIDGGTEILEIPEGTQTGTVFTLKGKGVPVVNGSGRGNLYVAVKVVTPTKLTERQKQLLREFEEISKQKKEETLKEKFNKFKNKFAL
- the mtaB gene encoding tRNA (N(6)-L-threonylcarbamoyladenosine(37)-C(2))-methylthiotransferase MtaB yields the protein MKKVAFYTLGCKVNQYETEALKGAFQEKGYEVVDFNDYADAYIINTCTVTHLSDRKSRQMIRKAAQKNPEAVIAAVGCYAQVAPEEVLKIPEVNLVLGTVHKNRLVELVEKVFADRKKINAVASFEELAEFEEMPLKLTPGKARAFVKIQEGCNSYCAYCIIPYARGPLRSRKLTEVVAEVKSLTQKGFSEIVLTGIHTGAYGQEKKELPKLADLVEELFKIPELKRLRLSSIEPQDFTLDLLEVLANSPKFCRHLHLPLQSGDDEILKAMRRKYTASEYLRLIETIKERIPDIALTSDVIVGFPRETEQQFLNSYNLIKKAGFMDVHVFKFSPRYGTLAAKMPGQVPEREKERRSLLLINLKGELFTNYASKFIGKTLEVVPEELGNEGLWEGHSDNYLKVKFSGNNIKRGKIYPVKITEVKEGYVLGEMLNN
- a CDS encoding 16S rRNA (uracil(1498)-N(3))-methyltransferase, with product MPYFFLPPGQIQGDYAYLTGEDARHVTKVLRIKPGEKLTLQDEQDFRYYCQVVAVRKDLVQLKILAKKYVKTVPPVEVTLVQGVAKGEKMDFIIQKATEIGVFRVIPVETQRTVVIFDERKKKERRERWQKIAYEAAKQAGVSRVPKILPVIDLKALPEFLGNTLLLVPYEGEEQISLKKVLKETPVKKVTVVIGPEGGFAPGEIEYLKTLGSKTVSLGPRILRTETAAIATLSLVLYQWGDLGGDFT